One Vespula pensylvanica isolate Volc-1 chromosome 1, ASM1446617v1, whole genome shotgun sequence genomic region harbors:
- the LOC122638134 gene encoding translation initiation factor IF-2-like: MKLALIIPILFVLLQFSTCQDIDNDNESNDDMPGPHRVGGRRHCHGPPPFGKRPPGPPPDEDYDDNNDNQNSTSKRSVNRRNAPAMNEDDMQGGMQGGMQGGMQGGMQGGMQGGMEGGMGGGIGGGMGGGMGGGMGGGGQSGPPNRNRKRDTKEIRGFYRLENSRTFRKRRSTIPNTIIEQPQQY; encoded by the exons ATGAAACTCGCTTTGATAATTCCTATCCTTTTCGTGCTCCTTCAATTTTCG ACATGTCAAGATATTGATAATGACAATGAATCTAATGACGACATGCCTGGTCCTCATAGAGTAGGAGGACGTAGACATTGTCATGGTCCTCCTCCTTTTGGTAAGAGACCACCTGGTCCACCACCTGATGAAGATTATGATGACAATAACGACAATCAAAACAGCACGTCGAAGAGATCTGTTAATCGTAGAAATGCACCTGCTATGAACGAAGACGATATGCAAGGTGGCATGCAAGGTGGTATGCAAGGTGGTATGCAAGGTGGTATGCAAGGTGGTATGCAAGGAGGTATGGAAGGAGGTATGGGAGGAGGTATAGGAGGAGGTATGGGAGGAGGTATGGGAGGAGGTATGGGAGGTGGTGGACAAAGTGGTCCACCTAACAGAAACCGCAAACGAGATACAAAAGAGATTCGAGGTTTCTATCGGCTTGAAAACAGTAGAACCTTcaggaagagaagaagtacTATACCGAATACTATTATAG aacAACCCCAGCAGTACTAA